A window of Deltaproteobacteria bacterium contains these coding sequences:
- a CDS encoding aminotransferase class I/II-fold pyridoxal phosphate-dependent enzyme — translation MSKDYYSRSERFIPRSGKSVEVVLTIDKKECVYAPLKDISNTGLSCLTWSLPESVYSGLVFSDIALRLDDKILSFGKGVTKRLQRMFFNDDTLRVHDIGIRFAILGNEILKKASEYLQPVGYVASELVSYEDDSIDLKDDKLSNISIADFRDLKSYDIFDKCKAFYEYVKKVQRKGLYQSMFRVTLTSPIDHRVTIFNPLKRCEQEILCFDSNSYFCLHRHPRVVRAAIQTIEKMGVGTPSAQLLSGTNRYLRELEEELCDFHKREDAIVFPSGFAANLGTITALVRSNDLIVRDRFVHASIHEGCRATKSKFIRVYPHNDMQALERIINSAEGHGCNGKMIISDGIFSMHGRLAPLPELVEIAKKYKAKLMIDDAHGLGVIGPTGGGIEEHFNMIGAADVLMGTLSKVLGGIGGYVCGSKDLIYYLRFFAASGFFTTALPAATCASLTEALKVIKEEPHHRHKLWHNLWRLWRGLYDAGLIVSEPDSAILTVFMGSMNLMFKFSRELFDLGIKCGSVAYPAVPKQESILRWTLCSTHTDEDIDRAIEACRIIGKRFGMLGKTPEEIQELGNSFEEA, via the coding sequence ATGTCAAAAGATTACTATTCTCGTTCTGAGAGGTTTATTCCTCGAAGTGGTAAAAGTGTAGAAGTAGTATTAACGATAGATAAAAAAGAATGTGTATATGCTCCTCTTAAAGATATATCTAATACAGGTTTAAGTTGCTTGACTTGGAGTTTACCTGAGTCAGTATATTCTGGTTTAGTATTCAGTGATATTGCTTTACGGCTTGACGATAAAATATTATCTTTTGGCAAAGGTGTAACTAAACGTTTGCAGCGTATGTTTTTTAATGATGACACTCTACGAGTTCATGACATCGGAATACGTTTTGCAATCTTAGGCAATGAGATACTTAAAAAGGCCTCTGAATATTTACAACCCGTTGGTTATGTTGCATCTGAGTTGGTATCTTATGAAGATGATAGTATTGATTTAAAAGATGATAAGCTAAGTAATATAAGCATAGCAGATTTCCGCGATTTAAAATCATATGATATATTTGATAAATGTAAAGCATTTTATGAATATGTTAAGAAAGTACAACGTAAGGGTCTTTATCAATCGATGTTTCGAGTTACTCTTACTTCTCCTATTGATCATAGAGTAACTATCTTCAATCCATTAAAAAGATGCGAGCAAGAAATTTTATGTTTTGATTCTAATAGTTATTTTTGTTTGCACCGCCATCCACGTGTAGTTAGAGCTGCGATACAAACTATTGAGAAAATGGGTGTTGGTACTCCAAGCGCGCAATTACTTTCAGGAACAAATAGGTATTTGCGTGAGCTTGAAGAAGAACTATGTGATTTTCACAAGCGCGAAGATGCTATTGTTTTTCCGAGTGGTTTTGCTGCCAATTTAGGAACTATTACTGCACTTGTACGTTCTAATGATCTTATCGTTCGTGATCGTTTTGTACATGCAAGTATTCATGAAGGGTGTCGCGCTACAAAATCAAAATTTATACGTGTTTATCCACATAACGACATGCAGGCTCTTGAGAGAATTATCAATTCTGCTGAAGGCCATGGTTGTAATGGCAAAATGATCATTAGTGATGGTATATTTAGTATGCATGGACGTTTAGCACCGCTTCCTGAGCTTGTTGAAATTGCAAAGAAGTATAAGGCAAAATTAATGATAGATGATGCTCATGGATTAGGTGTAATTGGACCAACAGGTGGTGGCATAGAAGAACACTTTAATATGATAGGTGCAGCTGATGTTCTTATGGGCACCCTAAGTAAAGTATTAGGTGGTATAGGTGGTTATGTTTGCGGTAGTAAAGATCTCATTTATTATTTGCGTTTTTTTGCGGCGTCAGGCTTCTTTACTACTGCTTTACCGGCTGCCACTTGTGCATCGCTTACCGAAGCCTTAAAGGTGATTAAAGAAGAACCACATCATCGGCATAAATTATGGCACAATTTATGGCGTTTATGGCGAGGGCTTTATGATGCTGGTTTAATTGTTTCAGAGCCAGATAGTGCTATTCTAACAGTATTCATGGGTTCAATGAACCTTATGTTTAAATTCAGTCGTGAATTGTTTGATTTAGGTATTAAATGCGGCAGTGTTGCATATCCAGCTGTACCTAAACAAGAATCTATTTTACGCTGGACGCTATGCTCGACTCATACTGACGAAGACATCGATCGAGCTATTGAAGCTTGCCGTATTATTGGTAAGCGTTTTGGTATGTTAGGTAAGACTCCTGAGGAAATACAAGAATTAGGTAATAGCTTCGAAGAAGCTTAA
- a CDS encoding helix-turn-helix transcriptional regulator, producing the protein MSSKKHSNLTNQIRRLRFENNEMTQEQLAQEVGVTRQTIIALEAGKYVPSLVLAIRIAKTFNKQVEEVWCQTPDT; encoded by the coding sequence ATGAGTTCTAAAAAACATAGTAATTTAACCAACCAAATTCGGCGATTACGTTTTGAAAATAATGAAATGACCCAAGAGCAATTAGCACAAGAAGTAGGAGTCACGCGGCAAACCATTATTGCCCTTGAAGCAGGTAAATACGTACCATCTCTAGTCTTAGCAATACGAATCGCTAAAACATTTAATAAACAAGTAGAAGAAGTTTGGTGTCAGACCCCTGACACATGA
- a CDS encoding DUF72 domain-containing protein codes for MTLLKLQPSESTSGVSLWVGTSGYSYPEWVDAGIYPPGTKSARMLPLYARDFAVTELNYTWYQMPRAEAIERQRALVPPIFKFCAKLTRTMTHEIDAKTWQNEAAKYRHGIAPLLQSRQLLAILIQFSAGFERSTKNRNYLSALLEELQGLPLAVEFRNASWANGKVFTELERRQVTLVSVDEPSLPGLFPSLDIVSNPELFYVRFHGRNAKGWGSGKMAQQFDYNYSDDELAKWLEEKLQRMITLAKNGVLFFNNHVRGQAPRNAQQLVKLLTEAGWRAGG; via the coding sequence ATGACGTTGTTAAAACTACAGCCATCTGAATCTACTAGTGGTGTTTCGCTTTGGGTGGGTACATCGGGTTATTCGTATCCCGAGTGGGTAGACGCTGGGATTTATCCACCTGGTACTAAGTCGGCGCGTATGTTGCCACTTTACGCGCGTGATTTTGCGGTTACTGAGCTTAATTACACCTGGTATCAAATGCCTCGCGCCGAAGCGATTGAGCGCCAGCGTGCCTTGGTACCGCCTATTTTTAAGTTTTGCGCCAAACTTACCCGCACTATGACTCATGAAATTGATGCTAAAACTTGGCAAAACGAGGCAGCCAAATACCGTCATGGTATCGCGCCACTGTTGCAATCGCGGCAGCTTTTAGCGATTTTAATTCAATTTAGTGCTGGTTTTGAGCGTTCGACAAAAAATCGCAACTATTTAAGTGCGTTGCTTGAAGAATTGCAGGGGTTACCGTTAGCGGTTGAGTTTCGCAATGCTTCATGGGCAAACGGTAAGGTTTTTACGGAGCTTGAGCGTCGCCAGGTGACGCTAGTTTCGGTAGATGAGCCGAGCCTGCCGGGATTATTTCCTTCATTAGATATAGTGAGTAACCCCGAACTTTTTTATGTGCGCTTTCATGGTCGCAATGCCAAAGGGTGGGGTTCGGGCAAAATGGCGCAGCAGTTTGATTATAACTATTCTGACGACGAACTTGCTAAGTGGCTTGAAGAAAAGCTGCAGCGTATGATCACCCTCGCCAAAAACGGCGTGTTGTTTTTTAACAACCACGTGCGTGGTCAAGCGCCCCGCAATGCTCAGCAATTAGTGAAGCTACTAACCGAGGCAGGATGGCGCGCGGGGGGTTAA